A DNA window from Comamonas sp. 26 contains the following coding sequences:
- a CDS encoding DsbA family protein, which produces MTTSTPAALVLHYIFDPLCGWCYAAAPLVKAAREVPGIQVQWHAGGMLTGDHTRTITADWREKVMASDQRIAEMTGQPFGDAYFNGLLNDIGAPLDSEPPTTALLAAEALAGKGLEMLSAQQKAHYVDGRRISDPAVLRELAASIGLESAAYDPAYAEQSGAATHEHIADSRQWLGMVQGQGFPTLALEFDHPEQPGQRAVQRLELGEWLGDVAGWKQQLAEWVEQIAALNPQQAGDADPSCGPDGCELPQR; this is translated from the coding sequence ATGACTACATCCACCCCTGCCGCCTTGGTGTTGCATTACATTTTTGATCCACTGTGCGGCTGGTGCTACGCCGCCGCACCGCTGGTCAAAGCCGCACGCGAAGTGCCTGGCATTCAGGTTCAATGGCACGCAGGCGGCATGCTGACGGGCGACCACACCCGCACCATCACCGCCGACTGGCGCGAAAAAGTCATGGCTAGCGACCAGCGCATTGCCGAAATGACCGGCCAGCCCTTTGGCGATGCCTACTTCAACGGCCTGCTGAACGACATCGGCGCGCCACTCGACTCCGAGCCCCCCACCACCGCCCTGCTCGCTGCTGAAGCGCTCGCCGGTAAAGGCCTGGAAATGTTGTCTGCCCAGCAAAAAGCCCATTACGTGGACGGCCGCCGCATCAGCGACCCCGCCGTACTGCGCGAGCTGGCCGCCAGCATCGGCCTGGAAAGCGCTGCCTATGACCCCGCCTACGCCGAGCAAAGCGGCGCAGCCACCCATGAACACATTGCCGACAGCCGCCAGTGGCTGGGCATGGTTCAGGGTCAGGGCTTCCCCACTCTGGCGCTGGAGTTTGATCACCCCGAACAACCTGGTCAGCGCGCCGTGCAGCGCCTTGAACTGGGCGAGTGGCTGGGCGATGTCGCTGGCTGGAAGCAGCAACTGGCCGAATGGGTAGAGCAAATCGCCGCCCTCAACCCACAGCAAGCCGGTGATGCAGACCCCAGCTGCGGCCCTGACGGCTGCGAGCTACCCCAGCGCTGA
- the icd gene encoding NADP-dependent isocitrate dehydrogenase, translating to MSQTQHIQLPPQGEKITVNADKTLNVPDQPIVPFIEGDGVGVDVTPVMRKVVDAAVAKVYGSQRKIAWMEVFAGEKAVRTYGPDVWLPEETVAAVRDYAVSIKGPLTTPVGGGIRSLNVALRQELDLYVCLRPVQYFKGVPSPLKEPEKTNMVIFRENSEDIYAGIEYAAGSEKVKKLIDFLAKELGSSKIRFPETSGIGIKPVSREGTERLVRKAIQYAIDHDKPSVTLVHKGNIMKFTEGAFRDWGYALAQREFGAELMDGGPMCRIKNPKTGKDIIIKDSITDAFLQQILMRPAEYSVVATLNLNGDYISDALAAQVGGIGIAPGANMSETIACFEATHGTAPRYAGKDYVNPGSMILCAEMMLRHMGWREAADLIVQALEKAILSKHVTYDFARLMDGATQVSCSKFGDVVISMMD from the coding sequence ATGAGCCAGACCCAGCACATTCAGCTTCCGCCCCAAGGCGAGAAGATCACCGTCAATGCGGACAAGACGTTGAACGTTCCTGACCAGCCCATCGTTCCTTTTATTGAGGGTGATGGCGTCGGTGTCGATGTGACGCCGGTGATGCGCAAGGTGGTCGATGCTGCAGTGGCCAAGGTCTATGGCAGCCAGCGCAAGATTGCGTGGATGGAAGTGTTTGCGGGCGAGAAGGCCGTGCGCACCTATGGCCCCGATGTGTGGCTGCCCGAAGAGACGGTCGCTGCCGTGCGCGACTACGCCGTGTCCATCAAAGGCCCGCTGACTACGCCTGTGGGCGGCGGCATTCGTTCGCTGAACGTGGCGCTGCGCCAGGAGCTTGACCTTTATGTCTGTCTGCGCCCCGTGCAGTATTTCAAGGGCGTGCCTTCACCGCTGAAGGAGCCTGAGAAGACGAATATGGTGATCTTCCGCGAGAACTCGGAAGACATTTACGCGGGCATCGAGTATGCGGCTGGCAGCGAGAAGGTAAAAAAGCTCATCGACTTTCTGGCTAAGGAGCTGGGCTCCAGCAAGATTCGCTTTCCCGAGACTTCGGGCATTGGCATCAAGCCCGTGTCACGCGAGGGCACGGAGCGACTGGTGCGCAAGGCGATTCAGTACGCCATTGACCACGACAAACCCAGCGTGACCTTGGTGCACAAGGGCAACATCATGAAGTTCACGGAAGGCGCTTTCCGTGACTGGGGCTACGCGCTGGCGCAGCGCGAGTTCGGTGCCGAGCTGATGGATGGCGGCCCCATGTGCCGTATCAAGAATCCGAAGACGGGCAAAGACATCATCATCAAGGATTCGATCACCGACGCCTTCTTGCAGCAGATTCTGATGCGCCCGGCCGAGTACTCGGTGGTGGCTACGCTCAACCTGAACGGCGATTACATCTCCGACGCGCTGGCCGCGCAGGTGGGCGGTATCGGCATTGCGCCTGGCGCCAATATGTCGGAGACGATTGCCTGCTTTGAAGCCACGCACGGCACGGCACCGCGCTATGCGGGCAAGGACTATGTGAACCCCGGCTCCATGATTTTGTGCGCCGAGATGATGCTGCGCCACATGGGTTGGCGCGAGGCGGCAGATCTGATTGTGCAAGCGCTGGAAAAAGCGATTCTGAGCAAGCATGTGACCTATGACTTCGCCCGCCTGATGGATGGCGCGACGCAGGTGTCGTGCTCGAAGTTTGGTGATGTGGTCATTTCCATGATGGACTAG
- a CDS encoding TIGR02281 family clan AA aspartic protease: MRMNVTPPPRSPQKNEPTPQSVARRSTFLFLLFWLVVMGGMYLAMQHFVKPAQAKVMADGAVRIERGMDGHFRVKGYVNDQPVTFLVDTGASSVSVTDVLADRAGLEGGEKVRFRTANGERDGRIVVADEVRIASLRVRDVRVGTGYTGEDSDDALLGQNFLRFFDVQMSGDEMLLRPRKSAR; encoded by the coding sequence ATGCGCATGAATGTCACGCCACCACCGCGTTCGCCCCAAAAAAACGAGCCCACGCCGCAGTCCGTTGCCCGGCGCAGCACTTTTCTGTTTTTGCTGTTCTGGCTGGTGGTGATGGGGGGCATGTATCTGGCCATGCAGCATTTTGTGAAGCCCGCGCAGGCCAAAGTCATGGCCGATGGGGCGGTGCGCATTGAGCGCGGTATGGATGGTCACTTTCGTGTCAAAGGCTATGTGAACGATCAGCCCGTGACCTTTCTGGTCGATACCGGCGCATCTTCTGTCAGCGTGACCGATGTGCTGGCGGACCGTGCAGGGCTGGAGGGCGGCGAGAAGGTGCGCTTTCGCACCGCCAACGGCGAGCGCGACGGCCGCATTGTGGTGGCGGACGAGGTACGCATTGCCAGTCTGCGCGTGCGCGATGTGCGCGTGGGAACGGGCTACACCGGTGAAGATAGCGACGACGCGCTGCTGGGCCAGAACTTTCTGCGCTTTTTTGATGTGCAGATGAGCGGCGATGAAATGCTGCTGCGCCCGCGCAAGTCGGCTCGCTAA
- the mnmH gene encoding tRNA 2-selenouridine(34) synthase MnmH — MSHRQPVRVPERHQYAALIDARSPGEFALDHIPGAINCPVLSDAERAEIGTIYKQVSPFEAKRLGAAYVAANLARHLRETFADKPANWKPLVYCWRGGLRSGSMVTWLRLVGWDAQQLAGGYKSFRGHVIEQLETLVPQLQMRVLCGATGSAKTRVLHALAESGEQVLDLEGFASHKGSLLGNLPGIEQPSQKRFETLIAEKLEQFDLSRPVYLEGESAKIGRVGLPLVLVSHLHKAPVIEVRATESARLSFLLRDYAYLGDEPDALADKLGWLKELHGNVVISRWQEWARTKELSPLFEELMLRHYDPHYERSQSNHFDQWPVRKVLETDDLSDAGIQRLAQQVVALES; from the coding sequence GTGTCCCACCGCCAGCCCGTTCGCGTTCCCGAACGCCACCAGTACGCAGCCCTGATTGACGCCCGTTCGCCCGGCGAGTTTGCGCTGGACCACATTCCCGGTGCCATCAACTGCCCTGTGCTCAGCGATGCAGAGCGCGCCGAGATTGGCACCATCTACAAGCAGGTCAGCCCGTTTGAGGCCAAGCGCTTGGGCGCAGCCTATGTCGCGGCCAATCTGGCGCGCCATCTGCGCGAAACCTTTGCCGACAAGCCTGCCAACTGGAAGCCGCTGGTCTATTGCTGGCGCGGCGGTCTACGCAGTGGATCCATGGTGACCTGGCTGCGTCTGGTGGGCTGGGACGCGCAGCAGCTCGCCGGTGGCTACAAGTCTTTTCGCGGCCATGTGATCGAGCAGCTTGAAACGCTGGTGCCCCAGTTGCAGATGCGCGTGCTGTGCGGCGCAACGGGCTCGGCCAAGACCCGTGTGTTGCATGCGCTGGCCGAAAGCGGCGAGCAGGTGCTGGACCTGGAAGGCTTTGCCAGCCACAAGGGCTCGCTATTGGGCAACTTGCCCGGCATTGAGCAGCCCAGCCAGAAGCGCTTTGAGACCCTGATTGCCGAAAAGTTGGAGCAGTTTGACCTGTCTCGCCCCGTCTATCTAGAAGGCGAGAGCGCCAAGATTGGCCGTGTTGGCCTGCCGCTGGTGCTGGTGTCGCACCTGCACAAGGCCCCCGTCATTGAAGTGCGTGCTACTGAGTCTGCACGCCTGTCCTTTCTGCTGCGCGACTATGCGTATCTGGGCGATGAGCCCGATGCGCTGGCCGACAAGCTGGGCTGGCTCAAAGAGCTGCATGGCAATGTCGTGATCAGCCGCTGGCAGGAATGGGCACGTACCAAAGAGCTATCGCCCTTGTTTGAGGAGCTGATGCTGCGCCACTACGACCCGCATTACGAGCGCTCCCAGTCCAATCATTTTGACCAGTGGCCCGTGCGCAAAGTGCTGGAGACCGATGACCTGTCTGACGCCGGCATTCAACGACTGGCGCAGCAAGTCGTGGCGCTGGAGTCTTGA
- a CDS encoding sodium:alanine symporter family protein, translating to MDWLTQLFKTLNDVVWGVPMIVLILGTGFYLQIRLGFMPLRNIVRGFRMIWRSRRPGDKADGDITPYAALMTALSATVGTGNIAGVATAIAVGGPGALFWMWMTALLGMATKYGEVVLAVRYREKNDHGQWVGGPMYAIKNGLGRKWKWLGTLFALFGGLAGFGIGSMVQSNGIASAMHTAFGLENWVTGVALAVMTGAVVLGGITRIGAVAEKLVPAMCVAYVVCVLYVLGVYVDRIPAAFALIFEQAFNPTAATGGFLGSTVLMAIRMGVARGIFSNEAGLGTAGIAQAAGATRDPVFSGLVGMMGTFIDTIIVCTMTGLAIVVSGVWHSGATGAVLSTQSFEAAMPGIGKYVLAICLSVFAFTTILGWAYYGEKCWTYLVGTVCEKPFRIFWTISAFVGAVATLDFAWLVADTLNALMAIPNLISLLLLSPVIVQLTSEYFARKENQ from the coding sequence ATGGACTGGTTAACCCAACTCTTCAAGACCCTCAACGACGTTGTCTGGGGCGTTCCCATGATCGTGCTGATTCTCGGCACGGGCTTTTATCTTCAGATTCGACTGGGCTTCATGCCGCTGCGCAATATCGTGCGTGGCTTTCGCATGATCTGGCGTAGCCGCCGCCCCGGCGACAAGGCTGATGGCGACATCACACCTTATGCCGCGCTGATGACGGCGCTGTCTGCCACGGTGGGCACGGGCAATATTGCCGGCGTGGCCACAGCGATTGCCGTGGGCGGCCCCGGTGCCTTGTTCTGGATGTGGATGACCGCACTGCTTGGCATGGCCACCAAGTACGGTGAAGTGGTGCTGGCAGTGAGGTACCGCGAGAAAAACGACCACGGCCAGTGGGTTGGCGGCCCCATGTACGCCATCAAGAATGGTCTGGGCCGCAAGTGGAAGTGGCTGGGCACGCTGTTTGCCTTGTTCGGCGGCCTAGCTGGTTTTGGCATTGGCTCCATGGTGCAGTCCAACGGCATTGCATCGGCCATGCATACCGCTTTTGGTCTGGAAAACTGGGTGACCGGCGTGGCGCTGGCTGTGATGACCGGCGCTGTGGTGTTGGGCGGTATCACCCGCATTGGGGCGGTGGCTGAAAAGCTGGTTCCGGCCATGTGCGTTGCCTATGTCGTTTGCGTGCTGTATGTGCTGGGCGTGTATGTGGACCGCATTCCTGCGGCCTTTGCGCTGATCTTTGAGCAGGCCTTCAACCCCACGGCGGCGACAGGTGGCTTTTTGGGGTCGACCGTGCTGATGGCGATCCGCATGGGTGTGGCGCGCGGTATTTTCTCGAATGAAGCGGGCTTGGGCACCGCCGGTATTGCACAGGCCGCTGGTGCCACGCGCGACCCGGTGTTCTCGGGCCTGGTCGGCATGATGGGCACGTTCATCGACACTATCATCGTCTGCACCATGACCGGTCTGGCCATTGTGGTCAGTGGTGTCTGGCACTCGGGTGCCACGGGTGCGGTGCTGTCTACTCAGAGCTTTGAGGCCGCCATGCCGGGTATTGGCAAATATGTGCTGGCCATTTGCCTGTCTGTGTTTGCCTTCACCACCATTCTGGGCTGGGCCTATTACGGTGAAAAGTGCTGGACTTATCTGGTTGGCACTGTCTGCGAAAAGCCTTTCCGCATCTTCTGGACCATCAGCGCCTTTGTGGGTGCCGTGGCGACGCTGGACTTTGCATGGCTGGTGGCTGATACGCTGAATGCGCTGATGGCGATTCCGAATCTGATCTCTTTGCTGCTGCTCTCGCCTGTGATTGTTCAGCTCACCAGCGAATACTTTGCGCGCAAAGAAAATCAATAA
- a CDS encoding LysE family translocator, translating to MQMLPESLSFVLPLAMFAFVSSVTPGPNNVMLTASGATFGYRRSMPHMLGICMGVVIMVLLIGAGLGKLFEAEPRIYTLLKYVGAAYLVWLAWKIARAGGVDQGQSGKHPFSFWQAAAFQWVNPKAWIMAIGIVATYTPRDGFFSNLMLSALVMGVINFPSISVWTLFGSTVGRALRTPQALRTFNGVMAGLLLLSLVPIFMEPA from the coding sequence ATGCAAATGCTGCCCGAATCCCTGTCGTTTGTACTGCCACTGGCCATGTTTGCCTTTGTCAGCTCCGTCACGCCCGGACCCAACAATGTAATGCTCACTGCCTCCGGTGCCACCTTTGGCTACCGCCGCAGCATGCCCCACATGCTGGGCATCTGCATGGGCGTGGTCATCATGGTGCTGCTGATTGGCGCAGGCCTGGGCAAGCTGTTCGAGGCCGAGCCGCGCATCTACACCCTGCTCAAATATGTGGGTGCGGCCTATCTTGTGTGGCTGGCCTGGAAGATTGCACGCGCTGGCGGCGTGGATCAGGGGCAATCTGGCAAGCACCCCTTCAGCTTCTGGCAGGCGGCGGCGTTTCAGTGGGTCAATCCCAAGGCCTGGATCATGGCCATTGGCATTGTGGCCACCTATACGCCCCGCGATGGCTTTTTTAGCAACCTAATGCTGTCGGCACTGGTCATGGGGGTCATCAACTTCCCCAGCATCAGCGTCTGGACACTGTTTGGCAGCACCGTAGGCCGCGCACTGCGCACACCGCAGGCGCTGCGAACCTTTAACGGCGTGATGGCAGGCCTGCTGCTGCTGTCACTGGTGCCGATTTTTATGGAACCTGCCTGA